The following are encoded in a window of Arthrobacter antioxidans genomic DNA:
- a CDS encoding M20/M25/M40 family metallo-hydrolase — translation MNADDSVRHYIDAHTPLLVDRLAEWVRIPSVAGVPERRHHLTRSANWLAGELRGVGFPTTEIWAGAEGPAVFAEWSGSPDAQTILIYGHHDVRAVKEENWDQTTPFEPVLRDGRLYGRGTSDAKGQIMAHVWGLRAHLSATGRSAPAVNLKLIVEGEEEAGSPGLAGILQDHRGSLDADAVVFSDTLLWHADHPAICTSIRGMLGVHIEVYGPLRDVHSGAVSGPAPNPALELSRLLGQLHDDKGRITFPGFYDDVEDISRHRRAELAALPFDPQDWLTRSHTRSILGEDGYSVLERLWERPSLEVIALAAGDPIGVQRAAIPSMASADLSIRTVAGQTINDVAEQVGRWVEETIGAGYAYELTLDIDNAQEPYRTPDCLVLDNLSKAMAQGFQTPEVGRMGNAGGGPAEMLSSALGAPVVFFGTGLVEDHWHSNDESVRIDILKAGAATLAFLWDELGRQD, via the coding sequence ATGAATGCTGACGATAGCGTTCGACACTACATCGACGCCCATACGCCGCTGCTCGTGGACCGGCTCGCAGAGTGGGTCCGCATCCCGTCGGTGGCGGGCGTCCCGGAGCGCAGACACCACCTCACCAGGTCCGCCAACTGGCTCGCCGGGGAACTGCGGGGCGTGGGTTTCCCGACCACGGAAATCTGGGCGGGGGCAGAGGGTCCCGCGGTCTTCGCTGAATGGTCCGGCAGCCCGGATGCCCAGACCATCCTCATCTACGGCCACCACGACGTGCGCGCGGTCAAGGAAGAGAACTGGGACCAGACCACTCCGTTCGAGCCGGTACTTCGTGACGGCAGGCTCTACGGCCGAGGAACGTCGGATGCCAAAGGACAGATCATGGCTCATGTCTGGGGACTCCGGGCCCACCTGAGTGCCACGGGACGCTCAGCGCCGGCAGTGAACCTCAAACTGATCGTCGAAGGGGAGGAGGAGGCCGGCTCTCCTGGCCTGGCAGGTATTCTTCAGGACCACCGTGGCAGCCTTGATGCGGACGCAGTGGTCTTTTCCGACACCCTGCTGTGGCATGCAGACCATCCTGCTATCTGCACCAGCATCCGCGGCATGCTCGGCGTGCACATCGAGGTCTACGGCCCGCTCAGGGACGTCCACAGCGGCGCCGTGTCCGGGCCGGCCCCCAACCCGGCCCTTGAACTGAGCAGGCTGCTCGGGCAGCTGCACGACGACAAGGGAAGAATTACCTTCCCGGGGTTCTACGACGACGTCGAGGACATCTCCCGGCACCGCCGGGCTGAACTGGCTGCACTGCCTTTCGACCCGCAGGACTGGCTGACGCGCTCACACACACGCAGCATCCTGGGCGAGGACGGATACTCGGTCCTCGAACGGCTGTGGGAGCGCCCGTCGTTGGAAGTCATTGCACTGGCCGCCGGGGACCCCATCGGCGTCCAACGGGCGGCCATCCCGTCCATGGCGTCCGCGGACTTGAGCATCCGCACTGTCGCCGGGCAGACCATCAACGACGTGGCAGAGCAGGTGGGGCGCTGGGTAGAGGAGACCATCGGCGCCGGCTACGCGTATGAGCTGACACTTGACATCGACAATGCGCAGGAGCCGTACCGGACTCCGGACTGCCTGGTGCTGGACAATCTCTCCAAGGCGATGGCCCAAGGCTTCCAGACACCGGAGGTGGGGCGGATGGGAAACGCCGGCGGCGGACCTGCGGAGATGCTCTCCTCCGCACTCGGTGCACCCGTGGTGTTCTTCGGTACGGGACTCGTGGAAGACCACTGGCACTCGAACGACGAGAGCGTCCGCATCGACATCCTCAAAGCCGGCGCCGCGACACTGGCCTTCCTCTGGGATGAACTCGGTCGACAGGACTGA
- a CDS encoding DUF72 domain-containing protein — protein MSEIRIGTSGWSYDHWNGVCYPQGTTPAKRLDHYAARFDTVELNASFYRWPRDTTFAGWQRRLPPGFALSVKAPRGLTHGKKLYAPEVWIERIARCWHELGDRRAVLLVQLPPAMERDDARLDYFLSRVPEWIRVAVEFRHPSWNDDAVYDLLGRHQAAYCVMSGAGLPCILKATAPFVYVRLHGPDHEHLYAGSYSDADLRWWADRILEWHGAGRDAYVYFNNDGGGNAVRNAQTLQALVRAGYLPTGS, from the coding sequence GTGAGCGAAATCCGCATTGGTACTTCCGGATGGAGTTACGACCACTGGAACGGCGTCTGCTATCCGCAGGGAACCACGCCGGCGAAGCGACTGGACCATTACGCGGCACGCTTCGACACAGTGGAGCTGAACGCCAGTTTCTATCGCTGGCCGCGCGATACGACCTTCGCCGGGTGGCAGCGTCGCCTTCCCCCCGGGTTCGCGCTGTCCGTGAAGGCGCCCCGCGGTCTGACGCACGGTAAGAAGTTGTACGCGCCGGAAGTCTGGATCGAGCGGATCGCCCGCTGTTGGCATGAGCTGGGCGACCGACGAGCCGTCCTGCTCGTCCAACTCCCGCCGGCGATGGAGCGCGACGACGCCCGCCTCGACTACTTCCTGTCCCGCGTGCCGGAGTGGATCCGTGTAGCGGTTGAGTTCCGCCATCCGAGCTGGAACGACGACGCCGTCTACGATCTGCTCGGGCGACACCAGGCCGCCTACTGCGTGATGAGCGGCGCCGGGCTGCCGTGCATCCTGAAGGCGACGGCGCCGTTCGTGTATGTGCGGCTGCACGGACCGGACCATGAGCATCTCTACGCGGGCTCATACTCGGACGCGGACCTGCGCTGGTGGGCGGACCGCATTCTTGAATGGCACGGCGCCGGCCGGGACGCGTATGTGTACTTCAACAACGACGGCGGCGGCAACGCGGTGCGGAACGCGCAGACGCTCCAGGCACTGGTCCGAGCAGGCTACCTGCCTACCGGCAGCTGA
- a CDS encoding glutamate--cysteine ligase produces the protein MTAASPRIFASVAFPRGTALNSSTSRPGGRPVGSGRRTFGVEEEFLLVDPRTGRPAPVAEQSLQFRPYRQGLGAGPILTPEVQQEQLEVVSPVCTTLREVAAAIRNGRALADEAARAVGARAVALATSPVAVTPTPVPQPRFLKMAARFGLTFQEQLTCGFHVHVGVDSGEEGVAVLDRIRIWLPVLLALSVNSPFWQGRDSGYASYRYQAWSRWPTAGPSQLFGSERAYRSHVQSLLAADVLVDEGMVYFDARLSRHHPTIEVRIADVCLEPEHATTIAAIVRALTEQAAREWRAGTPAPRRSDAQLRLAAWQASRSGVEGDLLHPVLNSPCPAPEAVQALLTHVRPVLAGTGDDEQVALGVSRILTAGTGSRTQLETMATSQSLAAVVADAVERTHGTATTTQRRSHRLHNT, from the coding sequence TTGACGGCGGCCAGTCCGCGCATCTTTGCGTCGGTGGCCTTTCCCAGAGGAACTGCCTTGAATTCATCAACGAGTAGGCCGGGCGGCCGTCCCGTTGGCAGTGGTCGAAGGACCTTCGGTGTCGAGGAGGAATTCCTGCTGGTCGACCCCAGGACGGGACGGCCGGCACCTGTGGCAGAGCAGTCACTTCAATTCAGGCCTTACCGCCAAGGGCTCGGCGCCGGCCCGATCCTGACCCCGGAGGTCCAGCAGGAGCAGCTTGAAGTTGTCAGCCCTGTCTGCACCACGCTGCGGGAGGTGGCCGCAGCGATCAGAAACGGCCGGGCCCTGGCTGATGAGGCCGCACGGGCGGTGGGCGCCAGGGCGGTCGCGCTGGCTACCAGCCCGGTCGCGGTCACTCCCACCCCGGTCCCGCAGCCCCGCTTCCTGAAGATGGCTGCCCGGTTCGGGCTGACTTTCCAGGAACAGCTCACCTGCGGCTTCCACGTGCACGTCGGCGTTGACTCCGGGGAGGAAGGCGTAGCGGTGCTGGACCGGATCCGTATTTGGCTGCCAGTCCTGCTGGCCCTGAGCGTGAACTCCCCGTTCTGGCAGGGACGCGACAGCGGGTACGCGAGTTACCGCTATCAGGCGTGGAGCCGGTGGCCGACGGCGGGACCCTCCCAGCTGTTCGGATCCGAACGGGCGTACCGAAGCCATGTCCAGTCATTGCTCGCTGCCGACGTACTCGTTGACGAGGGCATGGTGTACTTCGACGCCCGCCTCTCCCGCCATCATCCGACCATCGAGGTGCGTATCGCGGACGTCTGCCTGGAACCCGAACACGCCACAACAATCGCCGCCATCGTGCGGGCACTCACGGAACAAGCCGCCCGGGAATGGCGGGCCGGAACACCGGCACCCCGCCGATCGGACGCGCAACTGCGCCTCGCGGCATGGCAAGCCAGCCGATCCGGGGTGGAAGGCGACCTCCTGCACCCTGTCCTGAACTCCCCGTGTCCGGCTCCCGAAGCGGTCCAGGCCCTCCTGACTCACGTCCGCCCCGTCCTGGCAGGAACCGGCGACGACGAGCAGGTGGCCCTGGGGGTCTCGCGGATCCTCACCGCCGGCACGGGCTCGCGCACGCAACTCGAAACGATGGCGACCAGCCAGAGCCTGGCCGCGGTGGTGGCGGACGCCGTCGAACGCACCCACGGCACCGCCACAACCACGCAGCGGCGGTCCCATCGGCTGCACAACACCTGA
- a CDS encoding DNA/RNA non-specific endonuclease has translation MYARNDIDCGHLVRRASAVWGDTRVEAATANEDTFHYTNAAPQASKFDQGLELWLGLETYLLRNAAGHGRRLIVFTGPIFSDVDPVYRDVEIPLLYFEVAVFLEGDSLAATGYVVDQTPQLKDLPDVPHPGATQDEAPPLGPFRTFQVPIRDHAVLTGLDLAQLSVVDRMPIAAALPTAQVTSTWRELTSPECLDLDFDLQN, from the coding sequence GTGTACGCCCGCAACGACATCGACTGCGGTCACCTCGTGCGTCGGGCCTCCGCCGTCTGGGGTGACACCCGGGTGGAGGCCGCAACGGCGAACGAGGACACCTTCCACTACACCAACGCTGCCCCCCAGGCGTCGAAGTTCGACCAGGGTCTCGAGCTGTGGCTGGGCCTGGAAACATACCTGCTGCGCAACGCCGCCGGCCACGGCCGGCGCCTGATCGTGTTCACCGGGCCGATCTTCAGCGACGTCGATCCCGTGTACCGGGACGTGGAGATCCCTTTGCTGTACTTCGAGGTCGCCGTGTTCCTCGAAGGCGACTCCCTCGCCGCGACGGGCTATGTCGTGGACCAGACGCCACAGCTGAAGGACCTCCCCGATGTGCCTCATCCGGGCGCGACCCAGGATGAGGCTCCCCCGCTCGGGCCGTTCCGCACCTTCCAGGTCCCGATCCGCGACCACGCGGTGCTGACCGGACTCGACCTCGCACAGCTCAGCGTCGTGGACCGCATGCCCATCGCTGCCGCACTCCCCACGGCACAGGTCACCTCGACCTGGCGAGAACTCACCAGCCCCGAATGCCTTGACCTGGACTTCGATCTCCAGAACTAA
- a CDS encoding dihydrofolate reductase family protein: protein MSQLRYSINVTLDGCCHHEAGLPPDEESMRYWTAEMERADALLFGRVTYEMMESAWRQPIAGAWPEWMAEWQIPFAEAINGAKKHVVSSTLRGVDWNAELVQGDLGPAVQRLKQESGENLWVGGVTLPLALADLGLIDEYEFLVHPVLAGHGPTLLAGLRKRVQLELVNSHEFRSGAVALRYRPTPAMARGDLS from the coding sequence ATGAGCCAACTTCGATACTCAATCAACGTCACGCTCGACGGCTGCTGTCATCACGAGGCGGGGCTCCCTCCCGACGAGGAGTCGATGCGTTACTGGACCGCTGAAATGGAGCGAGCCGATGCTTTGCTATTCGGCCGGGTGACCTACGAGATGATGGAGTCTGCGTGGCGGCAGCCAATCGCGGGCGCGTGGCCTGAGTGGATGGCTGAGTGGCAGATCCCGTTCGCCGAGGCCATCAACGGGGCGAAAAAGCACGTCGTGTCGAGCACACTGAGGGGGGTCGACTGGAACGCGGAGCTGGTGCAAGGCGACTTGGGGCCAGCGGTTCAGCGGCTCAAGCAGGAGTCAGGCGAGAACCTGTGGGTGGGTGGCGTGACGCTCCCCCTGGCGTTGGCAGATCTGGGACTGATCGACGAGTACGAGTTCCTTGTGCACCCGGTCCTCGCCGGACACGGGCCGACGTTGCTCGCCGGTTTGCGCAAGCGCGTCCAGCTTGAGCTCGTGAATAGCCATGAGTTCCGGTCGGGGGCAGTAGCCCTGCGATACCGGCCCACGCCAGCAATGGCGAGAGGTGATTTGTCCTGA
- a CDS encoding GAF and ANTAR domain-containing protein: MAIFGRTNGHLLTEQTAHDAVDGLAEIARDIIGAAEGAGVSLINTDGTRMSVGATNPRVLEADDQQYELGQGPCMSAWQSGEPVYIADTHTDQRWQKWTTAVAPLGVRSCLSVPLLDKPTGLGAMKVYSNTVDAFSNKDRRLLINLARSAATLLDHIQASDTPQRISNDVKASLAERDTIGVARGILMERLDVDRQAAMNHLIDLATDANTTIGSMAALITDRQDDTDPTPDPDVQAHP; the protein is encoded by the coding sequence TTGGCGATTTTCGGGCGAACCAACGGTCACCTCCTCACGGAGCAGACCGCCCACGACGCCGTCGATGGCCTGGCCGAGATCGCCCGCGACATCATCGGCGCCGCCGAGGGCGCCGGCGTGAGCCTCATCAACACGGACGGCACCCGGATGAGCGTGGGCGCGACCAACCCGCGCGTGCTCGAAGCCGATGACCAGCAGTACGAGCTCGGCCAAGGACCCTGCATGAGCGCCTGGCAGTCGGGTGAGCCTGTCTACATCGCCGACACCCACACCGATCAGCGGTGGCAGAAGTGGACGACCGCCGTGGCGCCGCTCGGTGTCCGCTCCTGCCTCAGCGTGCCCCTGCTGGACAAACCGACAGGACTCGGAGCGATGAAGGTCTACTCGAACACCGTCGACGCGTTCTCGAACAAGGACCGGCGACTGCTGATCAACCTCGCCCGCTCCGCCGCGACCCTCCTCGACCACATCCAGGCCAGCGACACTCCCCAGCGGATCAGCAACGACGTCAAAGCGTCCCTGGCCGAACGGGACACCATCGGAGTCGCCCGCGGCATCCTGATGGAACGCCTTGATGTGGACCGGCAGGCAGCCATGAACCACCTGATCGACCTCGCCACCGACGCAAACACCACCATCGGCTCCATGGCCGCCCTCATCACTGATCGCCAGGACGACACCGACCCCACCCCTGATCCTGATGTCCAAGCACACCCCTGA